One window of the Nitrospiraceae bacterium genome contains the following:
- the amt gene encoding ammonium transporter: MPDHASNIDVLWLLICAALVMLMQGGFTCLETGRVRAKNSINVAIKNLVDFCTSSLAFWVAGFAFMHGPTAAGLIGTQGFLFDAHEQGWWWAFFFFQMVFCGTATTLVSGAVAERMRFTGYLVTSLMVSLLIYPILGHWMWGGLATGQNTGWLNQLGFIDFAGSTVVHSTGGWVALAAILVIGSRHGRFSDKGAPIQGQNLPLATLGVLLLWFGWYGFNGGSSLEFTQQASQILVNTTLAGATGALTALGLSWYHLKRPDVGHALNGVLAGLVSITASANIMSPEGTILIAVGAGIICVGTTIILERLHIDDAIGVVPVHACVGVWGTIVFPFLSTPDSWGTGLTVWEQVGIQFLGSTVCFFWAFGIGFAILRLINQWVPLRVTAEEERIGLNMAEHAAGTAILDLLAQMEEQRNSHDFTRHVLSEPHTEVYQIAEEYNRVLDTINTERQRRQEMDAALAYGARLDALFQEIAKTTNESSTIEDAMQLTMDLICRNTGWPVGHLYLLSENTSHILIPTTIWHLEYPERFETFRSITEQTDFQAGEGLPGRVLASGKPCWIRDVTQDPIFLRPQQAKDIGVKAGFGFPIIIGEQVVGVLEFFSTETMEPDAKLLQVMGYVGAQLGRVVERKRGEAILIHAKAEAEAATKTKADFLATMSHEIRTPLNGIIGMSDILLGTHLSEDQQNCLLTIKDSGDALLTIINDILDFSKIEAGKLTLETIDFDIRETVDAVVDLLGLKAQEKGIELISLINPEIPTTVQGDPVRLRQILMNLIGNAIKFTAQGEIVIQVVPEGDISGTVLLRFMITDTGIGITPEGQGRLFQAFSQEDSSTTRKYGGTGLGLSISKMLAELMGGTIGVHSDLGQGSCFWFTIRLGTQQSHQLLNKTLPCELEDVRIGLIDDNATTRMLLQKYTSYWGMQSIQAENGEKALAAFRKGASNGERCHLALIDMNMPGMDGLQLAKAIKTDPQLASMRLILLNPLVNRVENIHGLNQRHFAAFVNKPVRYKQLHQCLLNVMRRSDVAPSPGTIQRPANEMHKGSGQRLLLVDDNLVNQQVGARMLTTLGYQVDIAANGREAVEAVTRTAYAGVLMDCQMPEMDGFEATREIRKRERTTPQLPIIAMTATAMVGDREKCLETGMNDFLSKPVKLEDLRCVLEKWLFQASSTRNHEGATESHQPDKQEASLRSGTSAPNPSPPLDSATLADLRRLGGDEDPAFFISVIEQFCQDSVTHMNGIKLAIQENKSDSLKKMAHAFKGCSRTIGARPLAEIAFQLEQMGQTQNLEKAQAIFMTLQSEFERVQTALQDELKQSAATLP, encoded by the coding sequence ATGCCTGACCATGCTTCAAACATTGATGTTTTATGGCTGTTGATCTGTGCGGCCCTCGTCATGCTCATGCAAGGTGGATTTACCTGCCTGGAAACAGGTCGTGTTCGAGCCAAAAATAGCATCAACGTCGCAATCAAAAATCTGGTTGACTTTTGTACCTCTTCACTCGCCTTTTGGGTGGCAGGATTTGCCTTCATGCACGGACCAACGGCAGCCGGCCTCATCGGCACACAGGGGTTTCTTTTTGATGCCCACGAGCAGGGATGGTGGTGGGCGTTTTTTTTCTTTCAGATGGTATTTTGTGGGACGGCCACAACCCTGGTCTCAGGTGCCGTTGCCGAGCGGATGCGATTCACAGGCTATCTGGTCACCAGCCTCATGGTGTCTCTTCTCATCTATCCCATTCTTGGCCATTGGATGTGGGGAGGATTAGCCACAGGGCAGAACACCGGATGGTTGAACCAACTCGGATTTATTGACTTTGCGGGCTCAACCGTCGTCCATTCGACGGGAGGTTGGGTGGCGTTGGCGGCCATCCTCGTCATCGGATCCCGCCATGGTCGCTTTTCCGACAAAGGGGCGCCTATCCAGGGGCAGAATCTTCCATTAGCCACGCTTGGAGTCTTGCTGCTGTGGTTCGGATGGTACGGTTTTAACGGAGGGAGTAGTCTCGAGTTTACCCAACAAGCCTCACAAATTCTGGTGAATACCACCCTTGCGGGAGCGACAGGTGCTCTAACGGCTCTTGGCTTAAGCTGGTATCACCTGAAACGGCCCGATGTCGGTCATGCCCTTAACGGTGTCCTGGCTGGTCTGGTCAGCATTACCGCTTCGGCCAATATCATGTCGCCTGAAGGCACGATCCTCATCGCCGTCGGGGCCGGGATTATCTGTGTCGGCACAACCATCATTCTTGAACGTTTGCACATTGACGACGCAATCGGCGTCGTACCCGTCCATGCCTGCGTGGGGGTATGGGGCACCATTGTCTTTCCTTTCTTGAGTACTCCGGATTCCTGGGGCACAGGGCTCACCGTCTGGGAACAAGTGGGCATTCAATTCCTAGGAAGCACCGTCTGTTTCTTTTGGGCATTTGGTATAGGCTTCGCCATTCTCCGGCTGATCAATCAATGGGTTCCCCTGCGTGTCACAGCCGAGGAGGAACGAATCGGGCTCAACATGGCAGAACATGCTGCCGGCACGGCCATTCTGGATCTCCTTGCCCAAATGGAAGAGCAACGAAACAGTCATGACTTTACCCGTCATGTCCTCTCAGAGCCTCATACGGAGGTTTACCAGATTGCGGAGGAATATAACCGGGTATTAGACACGATCAATACGGAGCGACAGCGCCGCCAGGAAATGGATGCCGCCCTGGCCTATGGGGCCAGACTTGATGCCCTCTTTCAGGAGATCGCAAAAACCACAAACGAATCCTCAACAATTGAAGATGCGATGCAACTCACTATGGATTTGATCTGTCGGAATACGGGGTGGCCTGTCGGACACTTGTACCTTCTCTCTGAAAATACCAGCCACATACTCATTCCCACCACCATCTGGCATTTGGAATACCCCGAACGCTTTGAGACCTTTCGTTCCATTACGGAACAAACCGATTTTCAAGCCGGCGAAGGTCTTCCCGGTCGGGTGTTGGCCAGTGGAAAGCCCTGTTGGATCCGGGATGTGACCCAAGATCCCATTTTTCTCAGACCCCAACAGGCAAAAGATATCGGCGTGAAGGCTGGATTTGGATTTCCAATTATCATCGGAGAACAGGTGGTGGGCGTATTAGAGTTTTTTTCGACAGAGACAATGGAGCCGGATGCCAAATTATTACAAGTCATGGGGTATGTCGGAGCACAGCTGGGCCGCGTGGTGGAACGCAAACGAGGAGAAGCCATTTTGATCCACGCCAAAGCTGAAGCCGAGGCGGCGACGAAAACGAAGGCCGATTTTCTGGCCACGATGAGCCATGAAATTCGAACGCCGTTGAATGGCATCATCGGCATGTCGGACATTTTGCTCGGCACACATCTTAGCGAGGACCAGCAAAACTGTCTGCTCACGATTAAGGATTCGGGTGATGCGCTCCTCACAATCATCAATGACATTCTGGATTTTTCAAAAATTGAAGCGGGCAAGCTGACACTCGAGACGATAGACTTTGACATTCGAGAGACGGTGGATGCCGTAGTCGATCTGTTAGGCCTTAAGGCTCAGGAAAAGGGGATAGAATTGATTAGCTTGATCAATCCGGAAATTCCCACCACCGTCCAAGGTGATCCCGTAAGACTTCGCCAGATTTTGATGAACCTCATCGGCAATGCGATTAAGTTCACCGCTCAGGGTGAAATTGTGATTCAGGTTGTCCCCGAAGGGGATATCTCTGGAACCGTCCTCTTACGATTCATGATTACCGACACGGGTATTGGAATAACACCTGAAGGCCAGGGTCGACTGTTTCAGGCCTTTAGCCAGGAAGACAGCTCCACAACCCGGAAATACGGAGGAACAGGGTTAGGCCTCTCCATATCCAAAATGCTGGCTGAACTCATGGGTGGAACGATCGGAGTCCACAGCGATTTGGGCCAAGGGAGTTGCTTCTGGTTCACCATCAGATTGGGTACTCAACAGTCTCACCAACTACTCAATAAGACTTTGCCTTGCGAACTTGAGGATGTTCGTATTGGTCTCATCGATGATAACGCCACAACTCGAATGCTACTTCAAAAGTACACAAGCTATTGGGGCATGCAAAGTATTCAGGCGGAAAATGGCGAGAAGGCCCTAGCCGCATTCCGGAAAGGCGCCTCGAATGGAGAACGTTGTCATCTTGCTCTCATCGATATGAACATGCCCGGCATGGATGGTCTCCAACTGGCAAAAGCCATCAAAACCGATCCGCAGTTGGCATCCATGCGTTTGATCTTACTCAATCCTTTGGTCAACAGGGTCGAAAATATCCACGGACTCAATCAAAGGCATTTTGCGGCCTTTGTCAACAAACCGGTTCGGTACAAGCAATTGCATCAATGTCTGTTAAATGTCATGAGAAGGTCTGACGTGGCCCCTTCGCCCGGCACGATTCAAAGGCCCGCGAATGAGATGCACAAAGGCTCCGGACAGCGACTCCTCCTGGTCGATGATAATCTCGTCAACCAACAAGTCGGCGCCCGCATGTTGACCACACTCGGATATCAGGTGGATATTGCAGCGAATGGACGTGAAGCGGTTGAAGCCGTGACACGGACTGCCTATGCCGGTGTACTCATGGACTGTCAAATGCCGGAGATGGACGGATTTGAGGCCACCAGAGAAATACGAAAACGTGAACGTACCACCCCCCAGCTGCCTATCATTGCCATGACGGCCACCGCCATGGTTGGTGATCGAGAAAAATGTTTGGAAACCGGCATGAACGATTTTTTATCCAAACCGGTGAAATTAGAAGATCTGAGATGTGTCTTGGAGAAATGGCTCTTCCAGGCTTCTTCAACCAGAAACCATGAGGGTGCAACAGAATCGCATCAACCGGACAAACAGGAGGCTTCACTCCGATCCGGAACATCCGCACCAAATCCTTCGCCACCCTTGGATTCGGCGACTCTCGCAGACCTACGCCGATTAGGAGGAGATGAGGATCCTGCATTTTTCATTTCCGTCATCGAGCAATTTTGTCAGGATTCCGTCACCCACATGAATGGCATCAAGCTGGCGATACAGGAAAACAAAAGCGATTCCCTCAAAAAGATGGCGCATGCGTTCAAAGGTTGCTCACGAACCATTGGGGCCCGGCCACTTGCCGAAATAGCCTTCCAACTTGAGCAGATGGGACAAACCCAAAATCTTGAAAAAGCTCAAGCCATCTTCATGACACTGCAATCTGAATTCGAGCGGGTGCAAACCGCTCTGCAAGATGAATTGAAGCAGTCCGCTGCGACCCTTCCATAA
- a CDS encoding YeeE/YedE family protein has protein sequence MSVDQWLGLGTGVLFGFFLQKGRVLRFEKQIGAMLLKDMTILKFMLSAILVGMVGITWLTDAGLVTLSHKPMNLGAVLVGGALFGAGWAVMGYCPGTSIGALGEGRWHAGFAVAGMLLGAALYAELYPFFASTVLAWKDFGKIALPEALGVSAWIIIPMFWAGVLLLFRWFEGKGL, from the coding sequence ATGAGCGTCGATCAGTGGCTGGGTCTGGGGACGGGGGTATTGTTTGGATTTTTCTTGCAGAAAGGTCGGGTGTTGCGTTTCGAAAAACAAATTGGGGCCATGTTGTTAAAGGATATGACGATCTTGAAGTTTATGCTGTCTGCGATTCTCGTTGGTATGGTCGGGATAACCTGGCTGACGGATGCAGGACTTGTGACCTTAAGCCATAAACCGATGAATCTCGGTGCCGTGCTGGTTGGGGGAGCGTTATTTGGAGCCGGGTGGGCGGTGATGGGATATTGTCCGGGTACCTCAATCGGTGCGTTGGGCGAAGGGCGATGGCATGCAGGCTTTGCGGTGGCGGGTATGCTGCTAGGAGCGGCTCTTTATGCGGAACTCTATCCCTTCTTCGCATCAACGGTTCTGGCCTGGAAAGATTTTGGAAAGATCGCCCTGCCGGAAGCGCTGGGTGTGTCGGCGTGGATCATCATTCCGATGTTTTGGGCCGGAGTCCTTCTCTTATTTCGTTGGTTTGAGGGAAAAGGACTTTAA
- a CDS encoding Slp family lipoprotein, whose protein sequence is MLQNQIDPTLTFSQVIQHPGTYQGKMLMLGGEVLSARRLAEGTRLEVLQLPLDEYQRPVATRTDSQGRFMAMEKAFLDPAMFSGNTQVTLVGEVTGTVSAKLDEMDYQFPAVVIRYLYVWKDPALIQASHSGPWYSIFGGGSTGGRVGGGVGLGIGF, encoded by the coding sequence ATGCTTCAGAATCAGATTGATCCCACACTCACATTTTCGCAAGTGATTCAACATCCTGGGACCTATCAGGGAAAGATGCTCATGCTTGGAGGAGAGGTTCTGTCAGCCAGGCGTCTTGCGGAAGGTACCCGGCTTGAGGTGTTGCAATTACCCTTGGATGAATATCAACGACCCGTGGCAACTCGCACCGACTCACAAGGCCGGTTTATGGCTATGGAGAAGGCCTTTCTTGACCCGGCCATGTTCTCGGGGAATACTCAGGTCACTCTCGTAGGAGAGGTGACGGGGACGGTTTCAGCCAAGCTTGATGAAATGGACTATCAGTTTCCCGCAGTGGTAATCAGGTACTTGTATGTGTGGAAAGATCCGGCCTTGATTCAAGCAAGCCACTCTGGTCCCTGGTACAGCATTTTTGGTGGTGGAAGCACCGGAGGACGGGTCGGTGGCGGGGTGGGGTTGGGTATCGGCTTTTAG
- a CDS encoding YeeE/YedE family protein has translation MDVKWKTEDGGWSPYLAGGLVGLLAIVSVYATTQLMGKTTYLGASTTFVRAAGMLEQTVVPEHVTVNEYFTKEKVRVDWQFMLVLGIFFGALISSATDRSFKLERLPPTWEEHFGPSLMTRAIGALLGGIIAMIGVRMADGCPSGHGLSGMMQLSVSGLVAMTMFFGVGVIVAALVYGRRMS, from the coding sequence ATGGATGTGAAGTGGAAAACAGAGGATGGCGGATGGAGCCCTTATCTGGCGGGAGGCTTAGTTGGTCTGCTGGCCATTGTTTCGGTGTATGCCACAACCCAGTTGATGGGAAAGACCACCTACTTGGGAGCGTCGACGACGTTCGTGCGTGCGGCCGGCATGCTTGAACAAACTGTGGTTCCGGAGCATGTCACCGTCAATGAATATTTTACTAAAGAAAAGGTGCGTGTTGATTGGCAATTCATGTTGGTTCTCGGCATTTTCTTTGGGGCATTGATCTCCTCGGCGACAGACCGAAGCTTCAAACTGGAGCGTCTCCCACCGACATGGGAAGAACACTTTGGGCCATCCCTGATGACACGGGCCATAGGGGCCCTTCTGGGAGGGATCATTGCCATGATCGGTGTGCGAATGGCTGACGGTTGTCCCTCAGGACATGGTTTGAGTGGCATGATGCAACTCTCGGTGAGTGGATTGGTCGCCATGACCATGTTCTTCGGAGTGGGGGTGATAGTGGCCGCTCTCGTCTATGGGAGGAGAATGTCATGA
- a CDS encoding DUF211 domain-containing protein has protein sequence MVQIKRIVLDVLKPHNPNALDFTTAIAEKVSGCRIKLTVAAMDEKTETVLLIIEGEHVPFSAINEAISSLGGSIHSIDEVDVENGSVDAEPA, from the coding sequence ATGGTTCAGATCAAACGCATTGTCCTTGATGTCCTCAAGCCTCATAACCCTAACGCCCTTGACTTTACCACGGCCATTGCAGAAAAAGTATCTGGGTGTCGAATCAAATTAACAGTCGCGGCGATGGATGAAAAAACAGAAACCGTCTTGCTCATCATTGAGGGAGAACATGTGCCTTTCAGCGCCATTAATGAAGCCATTAGTTCTCTGGGGGGATCGATCCACAGTATCGACGAAGTCGATGTGGAGAATGGATCGGTCGATGCTGAACCCGCTTAA
- a CDS encoding response regulator, with protein MMKHILLVDDHQMAREALKQFLEAQGYSIEEAENGAAGLALIQQGRSFDLVISDNQMPVMTGVEFIQRLAQQSYISTHPLILYSGQLTPELEQQVRALGVYAVIQKPYNLQDLLVVVRQAISESDA; from the coding sequence GTGATGAAACATATCCTCCTGGTCGACGACCATCAGATGGCCCGGGAAGCCTTGAAGCAATTCCTTGAGGCGCAAGGGTATAGCATTGAAGAAGCGGAAAACGGGGCGGCAGGATTGGCCCTGATCCAGCAAGGGAGGTCCTTTGATCTTGTGATTTCCGATAACCAGATGCCCGTGATGACGGGTGTGGAATTCATTCAACGACTGGCTCAACAATCCTATATCTCCACCCATCCTTTGATCCTGTACTCTGGCCAATTGACTCCTGAATTAGAGCAACAGGTCCGTGCTTTAGGGGTCTATGCAGTTATTCAAAAGCCCTACAATTTACAAGACCTGCTGGTTGTCGTTCGTCAGGCCATTTCAGAATCTGACGCTTGA
- a CDS encoding pyridoxamine 5'-phosphate oxidase family protein translates to MEKEQEALTPYVNSDGEGQAQRMLGTARRAAAFYRNQMTNELNDKMQSFIARQEMVFLSTANANGECDCSYRAGTAGFVAVLNATMLAYPEYRGNGVMASVGNILENPRIGLLFIDFFQSTVGLHVNGKARVVTNEEVAAMPDMPQVMVDASHMKGGQHPECWVIVEVEEAYIHCSKHVPLMKKIEKERHWGTDDERHKGGDFFQVQSNQLNALSSEE, encoded by the coding sequence ATGGAGAAAGAGCAGGAAGCATTGACACCGTATGTAAATTCCGATGGGGAGGGACAAGCCCAACGCATGCTTGGAACAGCCAGACGGGCTGCGGCTTTTTATCGAAATCAGATGACGAACGAATTAAATGACAAAATGCAGTCGTTTATTGCCAGACAGGAGATGGTTTTTCTTTCGACCGCCAATGCCAACGGCGAATGTGATTGCTCCTACCGGGCGGGGACTGCCGGATTTGTCGCAGTGCTCAATGCCACAATGTTGGCCTATCCCGAATATCGCGGGAACGGGGTCATGGCCAGTGTCGGGAACATTCTTGAAAATCCCCGGATCGGGCTGCTATTCATTGACTTTTTCCAAAGTACGGTCGGTCTGCATGTGAATGGAAAGGCACGTGTGGTGACCAATGAAGAAGTGGCTGCCATGCCGGATATGCCCCAGGTCATGGTGGACGCTTCCCACATGAAAGGGGGACAACATCCCGAATGCTGGGTGATCGTAGAAGTCGAAGAAGCCTATATTCATTGTTCCAAGCATGTTCCTCTGATGAAAAAAATTGAGAAGGAAAGGCATTGGGGAACGGATGACGAAAGGCATAAAGGCGGGGATTTTTTTCAGGTACAATCCAACCAATTAAATGCCCTTTCGTCTGAAGAATAG
- a CDS encoding Glu/Leu/Phe/Val dehydrogenase gives MKETCWSFEEYCDDLGPAKIVHLYDPTCGLRGIVVIDNIACGPAIGGVRMAADVSTREVFRLARAMTFKNAAAGLPHGGGKAGILADPRTPEKARLIRAFAHAIRDLVEYIPGPDMGTDETCMGWIHDKIKRAVGLPRVLGGIPLDEIGATGFGLAECAEVAAASCGLTLKGATVAIEGFGNVGKHAATFLQHKGATLVAASDSRGTMYDPRGISVADLVEAKAESGSVLGYAEGKKLGQEEIFGLPCDILIPAARPDCIHLNNVDSIQAKLILQGANIPATPEAETILHQRGILTIPDFIANAGGVICASVEYHGGNEAQAFQAISEKIRRNTEEVLMRSLKKKIEPRKAAMDLSRERVLQAMTFRSCD, from the coding sequence ATGAAAGAAACCTGTTGGAGTTTTGAAGAATACTGTGATGACCTGGGGCCGGCGAAAATTGTGCATCTCTATGATCCAACCTGTGGTTTGCGGGGAATAGTGGTGATCGACAATATCGCCTGTGGTCCTGCGATCGGCGGGGTGCGCATGGCTGCGGATGTGTCCACGCGGGAAGTCTTTCGTCTGGCGAGAGCGATGACTTTTAAAAATGCCGCCGCCGGGCTGCCGCATGGCGGGGGCAAAGCCGGAATCCTGGCCGACCCTCGAACTCCCGAAAAGGCCCGCTTGATTCGAGCCTTTGCCCATGCGATTCGCGATCTTGTGGAGTATATTCCCGGGCCGGATATGGGAACAGACGAGACCTGCATGGGCTGGATCCATGACAAAATTAAACGGGCCGTGGGTCTTCCGCGGGTGCTTGGCGGCATTCCACTTGATGAGATCGGGGCTACGGGGTTCGGGCTTGCCGAATGCGCCGAGGTAGCGGCAGCCTCATGCGGCCTCACGCTTAAAGGCGCAACTGTGGCCATCGAAGGCTTTGGCAACGTTGGGAAGCATGCCGCCACCTTCCTGCAACACAAAGGCGCCACACTCGTCGCTGCCAGTGATAGTCGGGGAACGATGTATGATCCCAGAGGGATCTCTGTTGCCGACCTGGTAGAAGCCAAAGCGGAATCGGGTAGTGTTCTTGGGTATGCGGAAGGCAAGAAGCTGGGTCAAGAGGAAATTTTTGGTTTGCCCTGCGATATTCTTATTCCCGCCGCCCGTCCGGATTGCATTCACCTCAACAATGTCGATTCCATTCAAGCCAAGTTGATTTTGCAGGGAGCCAATATTCCGGCCACGCCCGAGGCCGAGACCATTTTGCATCAACGGGGTATCTTGACTATTCCTGATTTTATCGCCAATGCCGGAGGAGTGATCTGTGCCTCCGTGGAATACCATGGCGGGAATGAAGCTCAGGCTTTCCAGGCCATTTCAGAAAAAATCCGACGCAATACGGAAGAAGTACTCATGCGCAGCCTGAAGAAAAAAATTGAGCCTCGCAAAGCGGCTATGGATCTGTCCCGGGAACGAGTCCTGCAAGCGATGACCTTCCGGTCCTGCGACTAA